The DNA region GTTCTAATAGTACTTCTTATGCTCCCATTTGGCGTCTTGGTTTTCATCAAGTCCATCGCCCTTATTATAATTATCTCCCTCTTGATATCTATTTTGGCAGTGCCGCCCATCTTCTTCCTTCCCGCTCTGATAGTGGAGAAATCCTTCGTTGTTTTAGATGTCTTCATTATCTACAAAAACACCTTTAGGGATAGCATTATTTTGGGAGTTCTCTATTCTTTAATATCCTCTGCAGCACAGTCTTTAATCCCAGTCGCTGGTTCTCTGCTCAATTTTCTAATAGTTCTCCCCGCATTTACAGCAGTTTACGCCATGCTTTATGAAGATTGGAAGGAGAAAGACCATAAAGCCAGCGAGGAGGTTGTTTATTAATTTAGTTATATCACATTGGGGCTTTAATATCCTCTCTTTAGCCTCCTTAATTTCTAGGTGGAATTGAATAGAAAACAATAAAAAAGCAGCGTTAAGCCTTCCTCCTTTTAGACAAAGCTAAGTGCTGGCTTCCCTGGTAGCTTCCCCTATATGGTCTGCTTGAGGGGCTTTCCAAACGGTGAAAAGCTATCTGGACGAAGCGCTCGCCATACTCAAGGACAACTTCATCCTCCGAGGAGTTGAAGAGCGCTAGCGTTAGGTTCCCGTCCCATCCCGGGTCAACCCACGCGAAGCTCCCAAGAATTCCTTCCCTCGCAAACGTACTCCTCAGCCTCATATCCCCCATTACATTGTCAGGTAGCTTAATTCGCTCAAGTGTTAAAATTAGCGCATGCCCTTTTGGAGGTATGACCACTTTTCCCGTCTCCTCAACGTTGATGAACTCTCCATTGACCATTGCTTCTCGTCCCACTCTCAAATCGTAGCCTGCAGGTTGGAGAGACTTCTCATTGAACGGCTCAATTAAAATTTCCTTTGATATTTTATGATCCGGCAAAATCATTTTACCACCGCAAGCTTTATGTAAAGCTTAAGGTTATAACTCTTTTGCGGGCCCGTGGCCTAGTCTGGATAGGGCGCCGGCCTTCGGAGCCGGTAGTCGCGGGTTCAAATCCCGCCGGGCCCGCCAGATTATACTACTCTAATGAATTTGAGGTTTATGCACTTAATAAGCTCCATAATTTCTCCTATAAAACGAAACATAACCTTTAAGAGCTGTTTTGCCTCTGTTTCGGTAAATCAGTGCCTTCTAGACTTAGGAGGTGTGATAAAATGAATACAAAATGGGCTGGAATAATTGGCTTAATTTTATTACTTCTAACAATACCCGTAGAAGCAAAAGAAGTCCAAATTGGAGTTCTTGAAAAAGAATATATTGTCTTATCAACAGCATCTATGAAACTCACCAACACAGGTATAAACATAGATGTTCCTATAACTACCTTTTACGCCGTAAACATCACAACCGCATATTACACCCCTCTAAAGGACTATAAAGTAACTTATGCAGTTTATGAAGGACAAAGGAAAATAATTTGGGCTCCACCAATGAACTCCTCAAAACTAATACCAAAATACAATGACTCGGTGTATCTGCCGGAAGACTTGAAAAACATTACTAAAGAACTCGCAGAAACCAGCGATACTATCGCAGAATTCGCTTGGAAGGTCTCGTGGTTTGTACACACCAACATTACATACAGTGACCAACGTTTTTCCGCCGAAAGAAGGCTTATATTTGACTTTGACAAATACCACCAAGACAAATTATTGCAAGAAATCTGGCAAAAGAAAAAAGGCGTTTGTAGACATAAGGCCTTACTTATGGTTCGCATGCTGGAATATGTGGGCGTTGAGGCAGAGTATGTTGGAGGTTATGCTCTAGCCACGATTCAGGGGGAACATGAGTTTATACCATCTGAAGAACTTGATACCATCTCAGAGCTCATCAAGTTTTCTACCCACACAGGCTTCGGACACGCGTGGGTTTTAGTTCATGATCCCAACGTAGGTTGGTATCCTCTTGATCCAACAAGGCAGCGAGATCCGCTTCACCCAATAAGATACGATAACATCGCTGTTTACAAAGGGGAGTACAAAGCATTTGCTCCAGATAGCATCCCCATGTTTAGGCTTGAAAAGCTCGCCGATATCACGAGTGACGTAAACGCAGTTAGATACAGAAATGTAAAAATCATAGAGTCCAACAACACTGGTATTATTGTGTATAACCCTAAGAAAGGTCAAATTGACTACTTACAGGGAGGTTATGCTTGGGTTGTACCTCAATATTTTAATTGGAGCTTTGAAAATGAGTTTGAGAGTGTATCCACAACGAGCATTGATGTCTATCACTATAATAACAAGTATTATGTGAAAATAGGTGGGATACAGCTTCCGCTTTATTTTACTAGAAAAAACCGAGTAGTAAATCCGATAACAAAGGAAGGGGAATACTATGTGTACGAGGATTTGTTAGTTATTAGGGGCAAGGCGTATTTTTCGACGCCCTTTTATGTGCTTGTAGTACCTGTTATAGAAGGTCATCCACCAGGAATTCAGTGAATCACTTTTTCTTTTTACAATTTCTCTCATACTGTGAGTGCTTGAGAGCATGTGTTGGCTGTTTTTAAAATTTTGGCACATCTAAGCTGTTAAAAATCTCTCGTAATTGGTCGTTAAAATCCAAGATTTTTCTTTTTAACTCTTATTTTTGGACTATTTTTATAGTCTCTGCATCACCAACTCCTTTTGTAGCACCTCCATTCTTGGTACTTCAAATCCTTAAATTTTCGACAATCGTTTAAAGTTTGATATACGTCATATTCCATCATTAAAGGCCTCATCTAGATAGGGCCTTCTATGTCCAAGATTATTTTTGTATGTGGGTAACTTATCTATGCACCTACCGAAAATTTTGCGATTGTTTACTCAATTATACTAATCCGCCCATAAGCCTCAAGAAGCCCGTAAAATGCTAATTTAACCAAAAAGCTTATATATCTTTAAATCTAAAAAGGGTATTGAAAAACCTTTAGATGGAGGTGTTGAGGCATGGAGTTACCAATTGCCCCAATTGATAGGTTGAT from Palaeococcus pacificus DY20341 includes:
- the dcd gene encoding dCTP deaminase: MILPDHKISKEILIEPFNEKSLQPAGYDLRVGREAMVNGEFINVEETGKVVIPPKGHALILTLERIKLPDNVMGDMRLRSTFAREGILGSFAWVDPGWDGNLTLALFNSSEDEVVLEYGERFVQIAFHRLESPSSRPYRGSYQGSQHLALSKRRKA
- a CDS encoding transglutaminase-like domain-containing protein translates to MNTKWAGIIGLILLLLTIPVEAKEVQIGVLEKEYIVLSTASMKLTNTGINIDVPITTFYAVNITTAYYTPLKDYKVTYAVYEGQRKIIWAPPMNSSKLIPKYNDSVYLPEDLKNITKELAETSDTIAEFAWKVSWFVHTNITYSDQRFSAERRLIFDFDKYHQDKLLQEIWQKKKGVCRHKALLMVRMLEYVGVEAEYVGGYALATIQGEHEFIPSEELDTISELIKFSTHTGFGHAWVLVHDPNVGWYPLDPTRQRDPLHPIRYDNIAVYKGEYKAFAPDSIPMFRLEKLADITSDVNAVRYRNVKIIESNNTGIIVYNPKKGQIDYLQGGYAWVVPQYFNWSFENEFESVSTTSIDVYHYNNKYYVKIGGIQLPLYFTRKNRVVNPITKEGEYYVYEDLLVIRGKAYFSTPFYVLVVPVIEGHPPGIQ